In the genome of Vicia villosa cultivar HV-30 ecotype Madison, WI linkage group LG7, Vvil1.0, whole genome shotgun sequence, one region contains:
- the LOC131619063 gene encoding uncharacterized protein LOC131619063: KIYTLLPPSSSTRTHSLLHRPKFFATLSPLSLLSLSLYISLAFFSVSPISIFKLAFENQDTVREIKPKNRRIMGAGGPDDEENRWPPWLKPLLKERFFVQCKMHADSHKSECNMYCLDCMNGALCSLCLNYHKDHRAIQIRRSSYHDVIRVNEIQKVLDISGVQTYIINSARVVFLNERPQPRPGKGVTNTCEVCERSLLDSFRFCSLGCKIVGTSTNFQKKSKLASMISDSEDSYSSSCSHGKLKNNIKVQSFTPSTPPPTSVNYRTAKRRKGIPHRAPMGGLVLQY, encoded by the exons aaaatatatacattattACCGCCTTCAAGTTCTACAAGAACCCATTCCCTCCTTCACCGCCCCAAATTCTTCGcaactctctctcctctctctctcctctctctctctctctatatttCTCTCGCATTTTTTTCAGTGTCTCCAATCAGTATCTTCAAACTGGCGTTCGAGAATCAAGACACAGTTCGTGAAATCAAACCCAAGAATAGGAGAATCATG ggTGCTGGAGGACCTGATGATGAAGAAAATAGATGGCCTCCATGGTTGAAACCTCTGCTGAAAGAACGTTTCTTTGTTCAATGTAAGATGCACGCTGATTCACATAAGAGTGAGTGTAACATGTACTGTTTGGATTGTATGAATGGTGCTCTTTGTTCTCTGTGTCTCAATTATCATAAAGATCATCGCGCTATTCAG ATAAGGAGGTCTTCATACCATGATGTGATTAGGGTGAATGAGATTCAGAAGGTGTTGGATATTTCCGGGGTTCAAACATATATTATCAACAGTGCtagggttgtgttcttgaatGAGAGACCTCAGCCGAGGCCCGGCAAAGGCGTCACCAACACTTGCGAAGTCTGCGAGCGCAGTCTCCTCGACTCGTTTCGATTCTGTTCTCTTGGTTGCAAG ATTGTTGGAACATCGACGAATTTCCAGAAGAAGAGCAAGTTAGCTTCCATGATATCAGACTCAGAGGATTCATACAGCAGCAGTTGCAGCCATGGAAAGCTGAAGAACAACATCAAGGTGCAAAGCTTCACTCCTTCAACACCACCACCAACTTCAGTTAATTACAGAACAGCCAAAAGAAGAAAGGGAATTCCGCATCGTGCCCCAATGGGAGGACTAGTCTTGCAATACTAG